CACTCGCCCTTCAATTACAGGCAGTGTTGCACTTAATCCATTCTGTCTTAGCTTGAAATAGAGCGATTCCGGTAAATAGTTTTGCCCTGCTGGTGGAATGATAAGGTTCTGGGCTTGAGCGCTAAGTTGCTCGGTCGATTCTGCATAACTGCGCTTAGCATTGAGGTTGATCGCTTGCACCGCGACAAACAAGGTGACCGCTAGCACAATGCCGATCAGAATCGCTGCGGCTTGCAAGGGCGATTGGCGATAGTGCGCCGTGAATAGGTTCAGGGTGAGCTTGGTGTGTGGAAGCCAAGTTTGAGCGAACTTAACTTGCTTCATTGGATTGCTCACAACGCTGCTGCTCTTGGGGTTAGATCCGCGTTCCTTAAACAGCCATCATCTAATACCAATTTTGTCTGCATAAAGCTGGCACATTCTGGGCTGTGCGTAACCAGTAATACGGCGGTGTTGCCTTGCGTGGTGATTTCGTTCAGCAGCTTCATTACCTCAATGCCAGCTTTGTGATCGAGGTTGCCTGTCGGTTCGTCGGCAAGCAATAGCTTAGGTTGATGGGCTAGCGCACGCGCTATTGCGACTCGTTGTTGCTGACCGCCAGAGAGTGCGGATACGTGTCTTTCGAGTAGCTCACTGATGCCCAATGCATCAACTAAATAATCGCACCAGTCGCTCCATTTCTGTTGATTTAAATGGAGAGGAAACGCGATGTTTTGTTTTACGTTGAGTGGCGTTAATAAGTTGAACTGTTGAAAGATAACGCCTAGTTTTTGATGGCGGAATCGGCTCCACTGTGGATCTTTCCAATCTGATGTGTTCTCGCCATCGAGCCACAATTCTCCACTGGATAGAGGTTCAAACCCCGCAATAATGTTAAGCAGAGTACTCTTTCCACTGCCACTCGCCCCTGTCAAAGCCACGCTTGCCCCTGTTGCCAAAGCGAAGTCGACATTTTCCAACACGCTATGAGTGTCTTTACCATCAACAAAGCTTTTGCTGGCATGTGTGAGTGTGACAATTGGGCTTTCCATTTCCTTTCCTTATAACCAAAACTTACCAACAAAAGGTGTCGTTACTTGTGGTAATTACCGAAGCGACAAGCTCTATAAAACTGTAGACAACAATTTGAAACAATAGGGCGATTTATATCGAATTATTAATAACTTGTACTGCAAAAAGAGGGAAATAGATCAATGTGAGGAGGAATACAGTTGTTAGTGGGAGTGTTGAGCCACCTCGGAGGCTTTCGCATCTATCGTTAGATGGTTCGTGACTACGTTTAAGTGCAATAAATCATGGCTTAACGTGTTAAAGGTTTTCTTTATGAAAGTGGTGAGGGTTGGTGCTGTTTTGCTAACTTGTTTCTGCCCCTTTCCGTGCCAGAGACGCTTAACTTTACAAATCACATTGAGTTGGTTTGACCTAATTTTCCTTATCTGTGTAGTGTTTAGTAAGATGGTGTCTGACCACTCAAGACATATGTTAAGTGGCTGAGGGTGATAATAGGAAAGATGGATGAACAATTACTCAATGAGAGAATCGACGTTCCTCATTTAATTGATGCTTCAATTAATGCCAGTATTTTTGCGTAAAGATGCGATTGATTGCATAATGGTGCTGACATAAATTGATTAGGTGGTCATATGGGAATTACTCTTACTGGCGGGTATCATCTTGAACGATTGAGTGACGATAGTATTCTGATGAAAATGAATCTATTCCAAGACTCATTTCTGATTAGAGTTGTTAACGATCAAAAATCAAAACATGTTCTGATTTTTAACGGGGAATATGGGAAAAGACAAGACCTTGAAGGAGTAATTTTCTGGGAGCACCACCACTCAGAGGATTTTGTGCAATCTGTATCGTCTTCTATCGAAGAATTTATACCAAATCAAAGATGTGCTTTGGCGCTTAGTTATGTACTCGATGGCCTACTAAATGGAAATGAATTTAAAGAGATTAGACAGTGAGCGATATTAGTGAAGCGAAGGAGGTAGCGTACTATTCAGAGAGCTTGTCTGCTTGGTACACGACTAAGCTTGAAAAAGATAAACACCTTCTGTCACTATCATCCGCCGCAATAGCGCTATTGGTAACCTTGGCTACTACAGTTGGCATACATGATATCAAAGCTGGAGTTGCTTATTGTATCGCTCTTGTAGCGTTCTTAACCTGCATTGTTTGTGTCCTTGTGGTGTTAGACAAAAATGCGGAATACCTGAAATCTATCGTCACTCAATCGAAAAAAGTCAAAAACCAAAGTACTAAATTGGAGTGCCTAGATAAAATCAGCAGCGGGGCTTTCGTTATTGGTGTTGTATTCACTTTGCTCGTTGGCCTTTTTTCTGCTCTGGATTCATACGAAGTAAAAGGAAACGTTATGACCGATAAAAACAAAAATACTGAACAAACCACCTCTAACAAAATTGAAAACACAAGTAACCTAAAGATAAATAGCCTTGCAGGGGCGCATGAAATGGCTCCTAGCGCAGCATTGGATGAGTTAACATCAACAGACTCAACTCAGAGCGAAAGTGCTAAACTTGAGGAAGAGGGTGAGTAGACTTCTTAGACGTTGAAGTTTTGTAGTCATTGTAGAAGGTCAGGTAAATTAGTCAGGATATAATCCGCATGTTCTCATAGCATAACATGACCAGAACTGGTTAATGAAGGCAAGTGACTTTTCTCAAGTTGAAGGCGTCTTTTAGGATACTTGGACTGATTCGATTAGTTTCGGTTTCACAAAGTGCCCTAAGAAGCTTTTGTCCAACTATGAGTTAACCTTTACGGCTCATTCATTTTACGGCTCATTCATCCAATATTAACCGTTTTACTCAGTACAGATGTGGTGTTGGAAGATGGGAACGACAACGACCTAACCACGCTCTAAGCGTCGTTAAGTCGCTATTAGTTGAGGTCAGGGATTAATTGAGCGCTTCAATCAGAGTGATTTCGCGTTTGATTTGTTTGCTCTCTTGCTCAGTCGCCTGCGCCAGTTTCTTTTCGCGTGTGGTTATGGCTGTTTGTTTGGCTTCGTCAGATTTGAACATCAGTTCTTTTACGTTGATAGAAGCGATGTTTGTGTAGCGGCCATCGTCACTGGTCGGGATTGATATGGTTTCATCATTAATCAATGACTTCACTATCTCTCGTTGTTCATTGTAACGGCTCTCTAAACCAGAAAGTGCCCATCGCTGCTGAGTTTTACCTTCATACTGACCGTTCTTTTCTTCTTTGAGATACTTGATGGTCATATTACGGATTGTGCCTGCTTCTTCTCCATACTCTGCTTCCGTATCAAAGAGTACAGGGAACGATTCACCTTCTAGCACGCCGCCTTTCTTGGTTAGATGACCCATTCGATAGCTATTCATACCAATACGGATTTCTGTTTGATCAGTAACCGGTGTGCCATCTGCAAACGCGAGGTTGGTGATGCGTGTACCTGCAGGCTGAGTGAGGTCGATGGTATAAGTCACGCCCGCGAAGAAGTCATTGGTTGAGTATTTTGATGCTCTACGGTCAGGGTTAAAGCTGTAGGTTACATCACCGGGTTGCACTGAGTTGAAGTAGCCCGCAGACCATTCCATGTAGGTTCTTAGCTCTTTGCCTGTCATCTGGTAGACAGTGATTTCGCCACCTGCGTATTGGTAGTTGTACGCGATGTCTTTGGCTTTGATTGGGCCAACATCGAGCTCTGCATTGTTGTTGTCTATTTGAAGTGCGATGACATTGGCTTTGGGTACATAGAAGAAGCTCGCTTCTTGGTATAGCGCACTGATGCCTGTGTCTTGAACGTGGACTTGAGGGATGCCGCGGATTTCGTTTTCTGGGACTAAATCAACGCCGGTAAGCTGAGCGACAGGTCGATTCGCCATTTCTCTGAGTTGTTTGTGATAAGGCTGGTATAACTCGTCCATATTTTCATCAGAGTCGATACCTTTAATTTTATAGGTGAAACTGTCTTTGTTGACGAGAGTGAATGTGCCATCGCGTTCTTCAAATTGAAGATCAATACGAGATAAGGCGCGGCCATATTTGTCGGGTTCAGTAATGATAACGCCATTCACAACGGCTTTATCAATGCGAGTGTGCATGTGACCAGCGACGATGGCATCAAGCTCTGGGTTTGCATTGGCAATGTCGGTGACACCGGTGTCAGCAATGTCATTCTCGTTTTCAATCCCCATATGGGCAACCAATACGATGGCATCCACTTGATCATCAATCTCTTTGACGATTTTTTTCACTTCCAAGGTTGGGTTAGTGAAAGTGACGCCTTCTAAACGGTTGGTGCCTTGCGCAAAGACCTCCGTCATTGGGGTATCCATTCCGATCACGCCGATCTTAATGTCACCGCGTTCTAGAATGGTGTAACCCGGTAAGAATGGATTTCCGTTTTTGTTCTTGATGTTGCCGCCGAGAGACTGCCCTTTAAATTGGGTAACGGCTCTGTTGAGCGTTTTAAGGCCAAAGTCGAATTCGTGGTTACCTAAAACCCATACATCGTATTTCATGTGGTTAAAGCCAAGCATCATTGGATCAACAGGCTCGTCTTTGAAGGTTTCTACGAAGTTGCCTTGGATGGTGTCGCCAGCATCGACAAGGATAATGTTAGATTGCTCTTTGCGGATCTCACCAACTTTGGTCGCGATTTGACTCAAACTACCACGAGTATTGAGTTTATCTGCCGCGTAATCCCACGCCATAAAATGACCATGAATATCTGAAGTACCCAGTATCGTGACATCGTGTATGTCGCCATCAGCTGCAAAGGTGGGAAAGGCTAGAGAGAGTAGGATGGCGCTTGATAGTATGTGTCTTTTCATCAGTATGTTCGCATCGTGGTTTTAAGTATGACGCTACCATATAGAATCGAGATTACCTTATGGGTGATCAGTGTCATATTTATAGTGATATAACTTACTGATGTTTCAAATAAATGTGATTCATGACCATCTCGTAACCACTTAAGTTATGGAGAAACGCATTACAACTCTTTACTTCGTTCTCAATACTCAATTCCTTGAATCAAACTTTCTCAGTGAATCAATTTTCGTAAGTACTTCTGTCTTTGTTCAAGGTGATTGGGTTGTCCTGTCATTTCCAATGCTTCTTAGCGCGGTCTTAATATTTCTATTAATAACTATACCTTCAACTTATTGTTATGTTATAACGTAGCAATAAGTGTTGTTTTTGGATGTTCGGTGGGAATTTGAATAAACCTGTATTGTCTGTGCGCGGGCTCTGCGCTGATGGCTTGGCTAACTGGAGAGCCGTCTCCGATGTGACATTTGATGTGAACGACGGTGAATGCGTTGCCATCATTGGGCCTAATGGAAGTGGAAAGTCCAGTTTGCTGAAAGGCATTACAGGCGAATACAAAACCGTCGCGGGTGAGTTGATGTTGTCTGGCATTGCACTTGGAAGCCTTGAGCGGCAGCAGATAGCTAAGCAAGTCGCGGTGGTTACTCAGCATGAGCATGTTGATCCTCGTTTGAGCGTTGCTGAGTATGTTGGCTTAGGCCGCACTCCTCATACGTTTTGTTGTAGTGCAAAAGAGCACAAACGAGCGGTTCAGCAGGCGATGCAAGATGTTGGTCTTGTTCACAAAAGCCAGCGGTGCTTTGGTGAGCTATCCGGTGGTGAACAGCAACGTGCAAGTATTGCTCGCGCCTTCGCACAAGAGCCGCGACTTTTACTCTTAGATGAGCCTACAAACCACCTTGATCCTCTCGCTCGTCTTGAACTTCTGAGCCTAATTAAACAACGTGGCATTGCGTCTGTCGTGGTGCTGCACGATTTACCTTTGGTAGCGCCATTCGCCGACAAAGTCCTGTTGATGTCAGGCCAAAAAATGGTGGCGTTCTCAGCCCCAGAGGCGGTGATGCAGGACCGATACATGATCCCTGTTTTTGGATTGCGCGTTCTCACGTTCAATCATCCTAATCTATGCAGCACCATCCATCATTTTGAAGCTGCATCAACTTACTCAACTCACTTAACTCTCTCTAATTACTCTTTAATAGGAGCAGCCCAATGAAGTGGCCTGTAATTTCCAGTCTTTTGTTTCTTTTACCTTTCTCTTTTGCGCATGCGACAAGCACTCAATACCCAGTGACGGTTGATAACTGTGGGAGCCCACTGACCATTGAAAAGCGGCCCTCGCGTGTGGTTGTACACGACATCAATATGACCGAGATGGCGTTTGCTCTTGGTCTTCAAAAGGAGATGGTGGGCGTTACGGGCATTACTGGGTGGTACAAGATGTCGAGTTCGTTCGAAGAACGTTTAGGAGACATTCCTGAGCTCGCACCTAAGTATCCTTCATTAGAAACATTGATTGCTGCTGATGCTGACTTCTTTTTCGCTGGCTGGAATTACGGAATGAAAGTGGGCGGTGAAGTGACGCCTCAAACACTGAAGCCATACGGGATTGATACCTTAGTGCTTTCTGAAAGCTGCATTCATACCCAAGGTCAAAAGGAAGGCGCGACAATGGATCTGCTTTATGGCGACATGCAAAAGTTAGGCGTTATTTTCGACAAGCAAGCAGAAGCCGAGGCTTTGGTAAGCAGCTGGAAAGAGAGAGTTGAAAAAATAGCAGAAAAGCAAAAAGCATCAGGTAAGCTGAGCCCAAAAGTGTTCTTGTTTGATTCGGGTGAAGACAAGCCTTTCACCGCGGGTAAGTACGGAATGCCAAACGCAATGATTGAAGCCGCTGGTGGTCAAAATATCACAGGCAATATGGAAGCTAGTTGGGCTCGAACCTCTTGGGAGAATGTCGCTCGTGAAAACCCAGATGTGATTATCCTTCTTGATTACCAATCGGCGAGTGGTGCCGATTCGTTGCAACGTTTCCTCGAAGCCCATCCGTTAATGAAATACACCAATGCAGTCACTTCTGGTCGTTATGTCAAACTGCGTTATGAACAACTCACCCCTGGGCCTGCCAATATCGATGCTATTGAGAAACTTGCAGAGGCGTTCGTTTCTGAGTGATCGGGAAGGTTGTCATATGAAACCTTGTTATTGATAAGAGTAGTAGTCCTTTGATTTTATTTGATAAATATCGGGCAGCATGGCTAACAGGTATCACTGCCATGCTGCTCGCCTTCATGATGAGTTTACAATTTGGCTCGGTACCTTTGTCTTTCAAAGAAGTGCTCATAGGGTTGAGTTCTTTCACTGATCCAACGCCGGATATGACCAGTCGAATACTGATCGATCTAAGGTTACCTAGAGCATTGTTAGCGGTTATCGCGGGTGCAGGGCTGGCGATGGTTGGGGCGTTGCTTCAAACCTCGACACGAAATGATCTGGCGGATCCGTTTCTGTTTGGCTTGTCATCTGGCGCGTCTGCTGGTGCTGTGTTGGTGATCACTAAAGTGGGAGACGCTCTGGGTGTTTGGTCACTGCCACTGGCTGCATTCTCGGGTGGTATTGTGTCGGCTACCGCTGTTCTGATTCTGTTTTCGATGCAGAAGAAAAAGGGCAATGACAACTTGATCTTGTGTGGTTTGGCGATCTCATTTCTATTCGGAGCCATCACGAGTTTTTTGATCTATTCAGGCGACCAGAGAGCGGCGAGTTCGATTTTGTTCTGGACGATGGGAGGCTTAGGGCTCGCGCGTTGGGATAATTTAATTTTTGCCTTGGCGGGCGTGTTGTGTCTCATAGCGTTAATTTTCAAACGTTACCGGGAGCTCGATACTTTGTTGGTGAGTGAACAGACGACAAGCTCATTGGGGATCAATGTGCACCGCCTACAAAGCGAGATTTTTCTTTGTTGTGCGTTTTGCACTGCGTCGATTGTATCGATGACCGGAGTGGTCGGTTTTATTGGCTTGATGGTACCCCACTTAGTACGACCATTTTCAGGTGTCACTCACAAGCGAGCTCTGCCTTTGGTTGCCTTATGGGGCGCGGTTCTCTTACTATTTGGGGATGTGATTAGCCGAACCATATTAGCGCCACAAGAACTGCCTGTAGGTATTGTTACGGCAGCGCTTGGCGGGTTATTCGTT
The nucleotide sequence above comes from Vibrio atlanticus. Encoded proteins:
- a CDS encoding ABC transporter ATP-binding protein gives rise to the protein MESPIVTLTHASKSFVDGKDTHSVLENVDFALATGASVALTGASGSGKSTLLNIIAGFEPLSSGELWLDGENTSDWKDPQWSRFRHQKLGVIFQQFNLLTPLNVKQNIAFPLHLNQQKWSDWCDYLVDALGISELLERHVSALSGGQQQRVAIARALAHQPKLLLADEPTGNLDHKAGIEVMKLLNEITTQGNTAVLLVTHSPECASFMQTKLVLDDGCLRNADLTPRAAAL
- a CDS encoding bifunctional metallophosphatase/5'-nucleotidase translates to MKRHILSSAILLSLAFPTFAADGDIHDVTILGTSDIHGHFMAWDYAADKLNTRGSLSQIATKVGEIRKEQSNIILVDAGDTIQGNFVETFKDEPVDPMMLGFNHMKYDVWVLGNHEFDFGLKTLNRAVTQFKGQSLGGNIKNKNGNPFLPGYTILERGDIKIGVIGMDTPMTEVFAQGTNRLEGVTFTNPTLEVKKIVKEIDDQVDAIVLVAHMGIENENDIADTGVTDIANANPELDAIVAGHMHTRIDKAVVNGVIITEPDKYGRALSRIDLQFEERDGTFTLVNKDSFTYKIKGIDSDENMDELYQPYHKQLREMANRPVAQLTGVDLVPENEIRGIPQVHVQDTGISALYQEASFFYVPKANVIALQIDNNNAELDVGPIKAKDIAYNYQYAGGEITVYQMTGKELRTYMEWSAGYFNSVQPGDVTYSFNPDRRASKYSTNDFFAGVTYTIDLTQPAGTRITNLAFADGTPVTDQTEIRIGMNSYRMGHLTKKGGVLEGESFPVLFDTEAEYGEEAGTIRNMTIKYLKEEKNGQYEGKTQQRWALSGLESRYNEQREIVKSLINDETISIPTSDDGRYTNIASINVKELMFKSDEAKQTAITTREKKLAQATEQESKQIKREITLIEALN
- a CDS encoding ABC transporter ATP-binding protein; this encodes MFGGNLNKPVLSVRGLCADGLANWRAVSDVTFDVNDGECVAIIGPNGSGKSSLLKGITGEYKTVAGELMLSGIALGSLERQQIAKQVAVVTQHEHVDPRLSVAEYVGLGRTPHTFCCSAKEHKRAVQQAMQDVGLVHKSQRCFGELSGGEQQRASIARAFAQEPRLLLLDEPTNHLDPLARLELLSLIKQRGIASVVVLHDLPLVAPFADKVLLMSGQKMVAFSAPEAVMQDRYMIPVFGLRVLTFNHPNLCSTIHHFEAASTYSTHLTLSNYSLIGAAQ
- a CDS encoding ABC transporter substrate-binding protein, whose product is MKWPVISSLLFLLPFSFAHATSTQYPVTVDNCGSPLTIEKRPSRVVVHDINMTEMAFALGLQKEMVGVTGITGWYKMSSSFEERLGDIPELAPKYPSLETLIAADADFFFAGWNYGMKVGGEVTPQTLKPYGIDTLVLSESCIHTQGQKEGATMDLLYGDMQKLGVIFDKQAEAEALVSSWKERVEKIAEKQKASGKLSPKVFLFDSGEDKPFTAGKYGMPNAMIEAAGGQNITGNMEASWARTSWENVARENPDVIILLDYQSASGADSLQRFLEAHPLMKYTNAVTSGRYVKLRYEQLTPGPANIDAIEKLAEAFVSE
- a CDS encoding FecCD family ABC transporter permease, which codes for MLLAFMMSLQFGSVPLSFKEVLIGLSSFTDPTPDMTSRILIDLRLPRALLAVIAGAGLAMVGALLQTSTRNDLADPFLFGLSSGASAGAVLVITKVGDALGVWSLPLAAFSGGIVSATAVLILFSMQKKKGNDNLILCGLAISFLFGAITSFLIYSGDQRAASSILFWTMGGLGLARWDNLIFALAGVLCLIALIFKRYRELDTLLVSEQTTSSLGINVHRLQSEIFLCCAFCTASIVSMTGVVGFIGLMVPHLVRPFSGVTHKRALPLVALWGAVLLLFGDVISRTILAPQELPVGIVTAALGGLFVLYLVWRK